In a single window of the Proteiniborus ethanoligenes genome:
- a CDS encoding UDP-N-acetylmuramoyl-L-alanyl-D-glutamate--2,6-diaminopimelate ligase, whose protein sequence is MNLNRLVSELKAEEVIGETNIKITGIQYDSRKVVKGNVFVAINGFKVDGHDYIEHALDNGAIAIVVEKDVSISHDAVIIKVKDTRKALAKLSSEFYGNPSKKIELIGVTGTNGKTSITYIIDSILKMNNKKNGIIGTVGSFVDGTHIDTKNTTPESLELQRIFSKLVKADAYSCVMEVSSHSLELSRVENCDFNVGIFTNLTKEHLDYHQSIENYYNAKKKLFYMTSKCNIINIDDKYGRKLIKEISTLDTPLLTYGIEYESDIYATDIVYSATGVIFSLNTPKGNIKVNMNIPGKFTIYNGLAAASCAYAYGIDLNDIKLGLEQIKGVKGRFEVIPTDKDFTVIIDFAHTADALEKILNVIDDFSEGRKIIVFGAGGDRDISKRTPMGEVAGTHCDLCIVTSDNPRTEDPQQIIDHIIEGIKKVNGDYIAIVDRKEAIEYAIKNSKPKDIILLAGKGHESYIIIGDTTFPFDERKIVLEALKTL, encoded by the coding sequence ATGAATTTAAATAGATTAGTTTCTGAGCTAAAGGCAGAAGAAGTTATTGGAGAAACAAATATTAAGATCACTGGTATTCAATATGATTCTCGAAAAGTAGTAAAAGGCAATGTCTTTGTTGCTATTAATGGCTTTAAGGTTGATGGACATGATTATATAGAACATGCTTTAGATAATGGAGCAATAGCAATTGTTGTAGAAAAAGATGTAAGCATAAGCCATGATGCGGTAATAATAAAAGTTAAAGATACAAGAAAAGCTTTAGCAAAATTATCTTCAGAGTTTTATGGAAATCCATCAAAAAAAATCGAGCTAATAGGCGTAACAGGTACAAATGGGAAAACTAGCATTACATACATTATAGATTCTATATTAAAGATGAACAACAAGAAAAATGGCATAATAGGAACGGTCGGGAGCTTTGTAGATGGAACTCATATAGACACAAAAAACACAACCCCAGAATCCCTTGAGCTACAACGGATATTTAGTAAATTGGTTAAGGCTGATGCATATAGCTGTGTTATGGAAGTGTCTTCTCATTCTCTGGAGCTTAGCAGAGTTGAGAACTGTGATTTTAATGTAGGTATATTCACTAATTTGACTAAGGAGCATTTAGATTATCATCAAAGTATAGAAAATTATTATAATGCAAAGAAAAAACTTTTCTATATGACTAGTAAATGCAATATAATAAATATTGATGATAAGTATGGAAGAAAGCTAATTAAAGAAATCTCTACTTTAGACACACCATTATTAACATATGGCATTGAGTATGAATCAGATATTTATGCCACAGATATAGTATATTCTGCTACTGGTGTAATTTTTTCTCTCAATACCCCAAAAGGGAATATTAAGGTGAACATGAACATACCAGGCAAATTCACAATATACAATGGTTTAGCCGCTGCTTCATGTGCCTATGCCTATGGCATTGACCTTAATGATATAAAATTGGGACTGGAACAGATAAAAGGAGTTAAGGGGAGATTTGAAGTTATTCCTACAGATAAAGATTTTACTGTTATTATTGATTTTGCACATACTGCAGATGCTCTTGAAAAGATATTAAATGTTATAGATGATTTTTCAGAAGGAAGGAAAATAATAGTTTTTGGAGCAGGTGGAGATAGAGATATTAGCAAGAGGACACCAATGGGGGAAGTTGCAGGTACTCATTGTGACTTATGCATTGTAACCTCAGATAATCCTAGGACTGAAGATCCACAGCAAATTATAGACCATATAATAGAGGGTATAAAAAAAGTCAATGGTGACTATATTGCTATTGTTGATAGAAAAGAAGCTATAGAATATGCTATTAAAAATAGTAAACCAAAAGACATAATTCTATTAGCGGGGAAGGGACATGAATCTTATATCATTATAGGAGATACTACCTTTCCTTTTGATGAGAGGAAGATTGTATTAGAAGCACTGAAAACACTATAA
- the mraY gene encoding phospho-N-acetylmuramoyl-pentapeptide-transferase, producing the protein MSDYKDIIRVIIISFIITLLLGPILIPVLKKLKVGQSIREEGPKTHFKKSGTPTMGGIIMIIALLITTISSGLLNRDMIVLLIFTVGFGFIGFIDDFIKVVLKRSLGLRAYQKLIGQVALAMILAIYQSNNSVLGTKLIVPFIDNGYLDLGRLYVPFIVVVVLGTVNAVNFTDGLDGLASGVTLIVMSFFSLVALDAGMNSIAVFSAALAGTCLGFLRHNSYPAKVFMGDTGSLALGGAVSSIAVLLNLSLIIPIVGGIYFAEIVSVMIQVASFKLTGRRVFLMAPLHHHYEQKGWKETKVVVVFWSATVMLCLIGIYSLS; encoded by the coding sequence ATGTCAGATTATAAAGATATAATTAGGGTAATTATAATATCCTTTATAATAACATTATTATTAGGACCTATTCTTATACCTGTATTAAAAAAATTAAAAGTTGGGCAGAGCATAAGAGAAGAAGGGCCTAAGACGCATTTTAAAAAGAGTGGAACGCCTACAATGGGAGGCATAATAATGATAATTGCTCTCCTAATAACAACTATCTCTTCTGGATTGCTTAACAGGGATATGATTGTTCTGCTCATATTTACAGTTGGATTTGGATTTATTGGGTTTATTGATGATTTTATAAAAGTGGTGTTAAAAAGGTCCCTAGGACTTAGAGCATATCAAAAGCTAATTGGACAGGTTGCCCTGGCAATGATTTTAGCCATATATCAATCTAACAATTCAGTTCTTGGAACTAAATTAATAGTTCCCTTTATAGACAATGGATATCTAGATTTAGGGCGCTTATATGTTCCATTTATTGTTGTGGTAGTTCTTGGCACTGTAAATGCTGTTAATTTTACAGACGGATTAGATGGTCTGGCTTCAGGAGTTACCCTCATTGTAATGTCATTTTTTAGTTTAGTTGCTTTAGATGCTGGAATGAATAGCATAGCTGTATTTTCTGCTGCTCTTGCTGGTACTTGTCTTGGATTTCTTAGACATAATTCCTATCCAGCGAAGGTGTTCATGGGAGATACAGGTTCTCTAGCTTTAGGTGGAGCCGTTTCATCAATAGCTGTGCTGCTTAACCTGTCCTTAATAATACCTATAGTTGGAGGTATATATTTTGCTGAAATTGTATCTGTAATGATTCAAGTGGCTTCTTTTAAATTAACAGGAAGAAGAGTTTTTTTAATGGCTCCTCTTCATCATCATTACGAACAAAAAGGATGGAAAGAGACTAAGGTAGTGGTAGTGTTTTGGTCAGCAACTGTAATGTTGTGCTTAATAGGCATATATAGTTTGAGTTAA
- the murD gene encoding UDP-N-acetylmuramoyl-L-alanine--D-glutamate ligase produces MELKGKNVLILGLAVSGVSTAKALDKLGANIIVTDMKKEEELEEQLAELKDINIKYVLGSNDICLDNIYLIVKSPGIPVEIPLLLNAKNNNIEVITDIELAYRISKNRFIAITGTNGKTTTTALTGELIKNMGLKCHVTGNIGVGVLWETINAQKEDVFVIEASSFQLESTKLFRPKISVITNITPDHLNWHKTFDNYVEAKKKILKNQQKGDYTILNYDDLLLREIGKEVKSDLIYFSVGNKLDNGVYIDNNQIIISDGKNTIYVMDSKDIRIPGRHNLENALAVVSIGWALGIKPEIIEKTLREFEGVEHRIEYVDNISEVSFYNDSKGTNPDASIKAIQALKKPIILIAGGMDKGTGFEEFIDSFEDKVKALVLLGETSEKIKETAISKGFSNIYIVGSIEEAVGKSFELAVPGDNILLSPACASWDMFKSYEERGKVFKQAVKSLREA; encoded by the coding sequence ATGGAGTTAAAAGGTAAAAATGTATTGATTTTAGGTTTAGCCGTAAGTGGTGTATCTACAGCTAAAGCACTTGATAAATTAGGAGCTAATATAATTGTTACAGATATGAAAAAAGAAGAAGAGCTTGAAGAACAATTAGCAGAATTAAAGGATATTAATATAAAATATGTGTTAGGTAGTAATGACATCTGCTTAGACAATATTTATTTAATAGTAAAAAGCCCAGGAATTCCTGTAGAGATACCGCTTTTATTAAATGCTAAAAATAATAATATAGAAGTGATTACAGATATTGAACTGGCTTATAGAATAAGTAAAAACAGGTTTATCGCCATTACTGGTACTAATGGGAAAACTACTACAACAGCACTTACTGGTGAACTAATTAAAAACATGGGATTAAAATGTCATGTTACTGGGAATATTGGGGTGGGAGTATTATGGGAGACTATCAATGCACAGAAAGAAGATGTTTTTGTAATAGAAGCTAGTAGCTTCCAGCTAGAAAGCACGAAACTTTTTAGACCTAAAATAAGTGTAATAACTAATATTACACCAGACCATTTAAATTGGCATAAAACCTTTGATAACTATGTAGAAGCAAAAAAGAAAATACTTAAAAATCAACAAAAAGGCGACTATACTATATTAAATTATGACGATTTACTCTTAAGAGAAATAGGCAAAGAAGTTAAATCAGATTTGATTTACTTTAGCGTAGGCAATAAGTTAGATAATGGAGTATATATAGACAATAATCAAATTATAATTAGTGATGGAAAAAACACAATTTACGTCATGGATTCTAAAGATATAAGGATACCTGGAAGACATAATCTTGAAAATGCATTAGCAGTAGTTTCAATTGGATGGGCATTAGGAATAAAACCAGAGATTATAGAAAAGACCCTGAGAGAATTTGAAGGGGTAGAGCATAGAATAGAGTATGTAGACAATATTTCAGAAGTTAGTTTTTACAATGATTCTAAGGGTACCAATCCAGATGCATCAATTAAAGCTATTCAGGCCTTAAAAAAGCCTATAATATTGATTGCAGGAGGCATGGACAAAGGAACAGGCTTTGAAGAGTTTATTGATAGTTTTGAAGATAAGGTTAAAGCCTTAGTTTTGTTAGGAGAAACTAGTGAAAAAATTAAAGAAACTGCAATAAGTAAAGGCTTTAGTAATATATATATAGTAGGTAGTATTGAAGAAGCAGTTGGTAAAAGCTTTGAATTAGCAGTACCTGGTGACAATATACTTCTTTCTCCTGCATGTGCAAGTTGGGATATGTTTAAGAGCTATGAAGAAAGGGGAAAAGTATTTAAGCAGGCTGTAAAGAGTTTAAGGGAGGCTTAA
- the ftsW gene encoding putative lipid II flippase FtsW: MAKKRASDFTLMISVILLVFIGIIMVFSSSWPDSLYKMDDGYHFLKKQLFASGVGLVAMLFFMNFDYWRLDKLSKLIFIGSIITGLLIFTDLGIEIKGARRWINLGFTTFMPSDAIKWGSIIYLSSFLAKRKDNMKSMFKTFLPSLVIIGIACGMVLLQKDLGTAATIGISLFGILFIAGTKIIYLTFLGSIGAMSGYLAIKLEPFRLRRFTAFLDPFAPEVKDNVGWQAVQSLYALGSGGLFGLGLGKSRQKFFYIPEPYNDFIFSIIGEELGFIGSVTVILLFLLIIWRGIRIALSTKDLFGCYLAAGIVILITVQSMIHIAVVTSSMPTTGITLPFVSFGGTSLMMYMGAAGILLNISRHTDISGS; this comes from the coding sequence ATGGCTAAAAAAAGAGCCAGCGACTTTACCTTGATGATTTCCGTTATTTTACTTGTTTTCATAGGAATAATAATGGTTTTTAGCTCCAGTTGGCCTGATTCCTTATATAAAATGGATGATGGTTATCATTTCCTTAAAAAACAACTATTTGCTAGTGGAGTAGGGTTAGTAGCTATGTTGTTCTTTATGAATTTTGATTACTGGAGGCTAGATAAACTATCGAAGTTGATATTTATAGGCTCAATTATTACTGGATTACTAATATTTACTGATTTAGGTATAGAGATTAAAGGAGCTAGAAGATGGATTAATCTAGGTTTTACTACCTTCATGCCTTCAGATGCTATAAAATGGGGTTCTATTATTTATCTTTCTTCATTTTTAGCTAAAAGAAAGGACAATATGAAGAGTATGTTTAAAACTTTTTTGCCTTCATTAGTTATTATCGGAATTGCATGTGGTATGGTACTACTTCAGAAGGATCTAGGTACTGCAGCAACTATAGGAATATCGTTGTTTGGTATTTTATTCATTGCAGGAACTAAAATTATATATCTTACGTTTCTTGGCTCAATAGGAGCAATGAGCGGTTATTTGGCTATAAAACTAGAGCCATTTAGACTTAGAAGGTTTACAGCTTTTTTAGACCCCTTTGCACCTGAAGTAAAGGACAATGTTGGATGGCAAGCAGTACAATCTCTTTATGCACTTGGTTCTGGCGGATTGTTTGGACTTGGGTTAGGGAAAAGCAGACAAAAATTCTTCTATATACCTGAGCCATATAATGATTTTATATTTTCAATTATTGGGGAAGAGCTTGGATTTATAGGTAGTGTTACAGTAATTCTTCTATTTCTTCTCATTATTTGGCGAGGCATTAGAATAGCACTAAGCACAAAGGATTTATTTGGATGTTATCTTGCAGCTGGGATAGTAATACTTATTACTGTTCAATCTATGATCCATATTGCAGTTGTAACTTCTTCTATGCCTACAACGGGTATTACCTTGCCTTTTGTAAGCTTTGGGGGTACATCTCTAATGATGTATATGGGAGCAGCGGGAATTTTGTTGAATATATCTAGGCATACAGATATTAGTGGGAGTTGA
- the murG gene encoding undecaprenyldiphospho-muramoylpentapeptide beta-N-acetylglucosaminyltransferase → MKFLITGGGTGGHIYPALAIARKIKKEYKNSEILYVGTENGLEAEIVPKEGFDFKTIRVKGFKRKLSKDTLKSIGELFLGFKDGRNIINDFKPDIVIGTGGYVCGPIVLLASMKKIPTIIHEQNAFPGATNRILSKFVDKIAGSFEESRKHFNNSKKLVITGNPIRQDIIGFDKGIAYKDLNIRPDKPFVLSFGGSGGQKKLNDAMLDVILKNYDNNNIQIIHVTGKRLYDGFMEELNKKGIYQFKENIRVYPYFFEVPKALSIANLIITSGGAIAIAEITAIGIPSILIPKAYTTENHQEYNARALEKKGASIVILEKDLNGQLLNEEINGLLSNKIKLREMTLKSKEMGIINADERILDIIKEFI, encoded by the coding sequence ATGAAGTTTTTAATTACTGGAGGGGGTACAGGTGGTCATATTTATCCAGCCCTAGCCATAGCAAGAAAAATAAAAAAGGAATATAAAAATTCAGAAATATTATATGTAGGAACAGAAAATGGACTAGAGGCTGAGATAGTACCAAAGGAAGGCTTCGATTTTAAAACTATTAGAGTAAAAGGATTTAAAAGAAAGCTTTCAAAGGATACCTTAAAATCCATTGGAGAACTATTTTTAGGATTTAAGGATGGTAGAAATATTATAAACGATTTTAAACCAGATATAGTCATAGGTACTGGAGGATATGTTTGTGGTCCAATAGTATTATTGGCATCAATGAAGAAAATTCCTACAATAATACATGAGCAAAATGCTTTTCCTGGTGCTACAAACAGGATTTTATCAAAATTTGTAGATAAAATTGCAGGAAGCTTTGAAGAATCAAGAAAGCATTTTAACAATTCTAAGAAGCTAGTTATAACAGGTAACCCTATTAGACAAGATATTATAGGTTTTGATAAGGGAATAGCATACAAGGACTTGAATATTAGACCAGATAAACCCTTTGTTTTATCCTTTGGAGGAAGTGGGGGACAAAAGAAACTTAATGATGCAATGCTCGATGTAATCCTTAAAAATTATGATAATAACAACATACAGATAATTCATGTTACAGGTAAGAGACTTTATGATGGCTTTATGGAGGAATTAAATAAGAAAGGTATATACCAGTTTAAAGAAAACATTAGAGTGTATCCTTATTTTTTTGAAGTACCAAAGGCTCTATCTATTGCTAATTTAATAATAACCAGTGGTGGGGCCATTGCTATTGCAGAGATAACAGCCATTGGAATACCTAGTATATTAATACCTAAAGCATATACAACTGAAAATCATCAAGAATATAATGCTAGAGCATTAGAGAAAAAGGGAGCAAGTATAGTAATACTTGAAAAGGACTTAAATGGTCAATTGTTAAATGAAGAAATAAATGGTTTACTATCCAATAAAATAAAGTTAAGAGAAATGACCTTAAAAAGCAAAGAAATGGGTATCATTAATGCAGATGAAAGAATATTAGATATTATAAAGGAATTTATATAA
- the murA gene encoding UDP-N-acetylglucosamine 1-carboxyvinyltransferase, producing the protein MSKYIIEGGKRLVGEIPVIGAKNSVLPILAATVINNNTSTIFNTPNLRDVEIMEQILLAIGCKVNRSDNIIFVDSRDISKIRIPEELVREMRSSIILMGAMLNRCGEVEISYPGGCEIGPRPIDLHLKALKELGATIEEAHGFLYCKADKLKGCDIQLDYPSVGATENIMLAAVRAEGTTIIRNAAREPEIIDLQNFLKGIGAKIHGAGTSVIRIDGVDSFTSVEHTIIPDRIVAGTYMIASAITGGEVVLKNIEVEHIQSIIAKLKETGCMIYNNCTTLKIIGPKRPNAIETVQTLPYPGFPTDMQAQTIALLSIANGTSIVTETIFENRFKHVEELIRMGANIKTVGKVAIIKGAKELTGAKVTSKDLRGGAALVLAALAAKGTSIIEDTYHIERGYDGLEKALMALNADIKKI; encoded by the coding sequence ATGAGTAAGTATATCATAGAGGGAGGCAAAAGATTAGTTGGCGAAATTCCTGTAATTGGAGCCAAAAATTCTGTGCTACCTATACTAGCAGCTACTGTAATCAACAATAATACAAGTACAATTTTTAATACTCCAAATCTAAGAGATGTAGAGATTATGGAACAGATATTATTAGCCATAGGGTGTAAGGTCAATAGGTCAGACAATATAATTTTCGTTGATTCAAGAGATATTTCTAAAATTAGAATACCTGAAGAGCTTGTACGAGAAATGCGTTCCTCAATTATATTAATGGGGGCTATGCTAAATAGATGTGGTGAGGTTGAAATAAGCTATCCTGGAGGATGTGAAATAGGACCTAGACCTATAGATTTGCATTTAAAGGCCCTTAAGGAGCTAGGGGCAACAATAGAAGAAGCCCATGGTTTTCTATACTGTAAGGCTGACAAGTTAAAGGGCTGTGACATACAGCTAGATTATCCCAGCGTTGGTGCTACAGAGAATATTATGCTAGCAGCAGTAAGAGCAGAAGGTACTACAATAATCCGAAACGCTGCTCGAGAACCTGAAATTATTGATCTTCAAAACTTCCTCAAAGGAATAGGAGCCAAAATACATGGTGCAGGCACAAGTGTAATAAGAATAGACGGTGTAGATAGCTTTACTAGCGTAGAGCATACTATTATACCTGATAGAATAGTGGCAGGTACTTATATGATAGCTTCTGCTATAACTGGAGGAGAGGTAGTTTTAAAGAATATTGAGGTAGAACATATTCAATCTATAATAGCGAAGCTTAAAGAAACTGGATGCATGATATATAATAACTGTACTACCTTAAAAATTATTGGACCTAAAAGACCAAATGCTATTGAAACAGTTCAAACTCTACCTTATCCAGGATTTCCAACAGATATGCAGGCTCAAACAATTGCACTACTGAGTATTGCAAATGGAACTAGCATAGTTACAGAAACTATATTCGAGAATAGATTTAAGCATGTAGAAGAGCTTATTAGAATGGGAGCTAATATAAAAACAGTTGGTAAGGTTGCTATAATTAAAGGTGCTAAGGAACTAACAGGCGCAAAGGTTACATCTAAAGATTTAAGAGGTGGAGCTGCCTTAGTTTTAGCTGCATTAGCTGCTAAAGGCACTTCTATTATTGAAGATACCTATCATATTGAAAGAGGATATGATGGTCTAGAAAAGGCACTCATGGCATTAAACGCAGATATAAAGAAAATTTAA
- a CDS encoding cell division protein FtsQ/DivIB — protein MKKNSNIDKKIKKKKTGLIFIIFLLLISIFFILYTKTSFFHISNIEVFGNEQISDDKLILASGVTTGENIFKINLKSAKENIKLHPYTKNVKVKRKLPNKIAIHIEERKEAAVIVHIGSYIYIDDEGIILNILSEKKDNKCITISNLEIEEAEIGKEIIFNNDEMNNLILEFIDSCTKLGLAETFNQVSFDEDGEITIYLENGQEVAFGTLDDVKYKLNFLQAILKELESNNQRYKAIHLDKGNNAIIIKDND, from the coding sequence ATGAAAAAAAATAGCAACATAGATAAAAAAATTAAAAAGAAAAAAACTGGACTTATATTTATTATATTTTTATTATTAATCTCTATTTTTTTTATTTTATATACTAAGACAAGCTTCTTTCATATTTCAAATATAGAGGTGTTTGGAAACGAACAAATATCTGATGATAAGCTAATACTTGCATCGGGAGTTACTACTGGTGAGAATATTTTTAAAATTAATTTAAAATCCGCTAAAGAGAATATTAAACTTCATCCCTACACAAAAAATGTAAAAGTGAAAAGAAAGCTACCTAATAAAATTGCTATTCATATTGAGGAAAGAAAAGAAGCCGCTGTTATAGTTCATATTGGGTCTTATATATACATTGATGATGAAGGAATTATTTTAAACATTCTTTCAGAAAAAAAAGATAATAAGTGTATAACTATAAGCAATTTAGAAATAGAAGAAGCAGAGATAGGCAAAGAAATTATTTTTAATAATGATGAAATGAATAATTTGATTTTAGAATTTATTGATTCTTGTACTAAGCTAGGGCTAGCTGAAACTTTTAACCAGGTGTCATTTGATGAAGATGGAGAAATCACCATTTATTTGGAAAATGGACAAGAGGTTGCATTTGGAACCTTAGATGATGTAAAATATAAATTGAATTTTCTTCAAGCTATATTAAAGGAGTTAGAAAGCAATAATCAAAGATACAAAGCTATTCACCTAGATAAAGGAAACAATGCAATCATAATAAAAGATAATGACTAG
- a CDS encoding DUF881 domain-containing protein, which translates to MKDIKSNILIILVCIILGVILAIQLKSVENNIGSSTIPTQRAQQLAIDYKKIQDERDRIRNELDNLEAKLKQYEKGEAEKDVYLENLYKDIEKYRVLAGYESVQGPGIVIEINDPPMEVLYGEDSSAIVDNYEFLLQIISVINATEAEAISINEQRYTSFTEIVPAAKHLEINGVSFGPPFVIKAIGKPDDLENALRIKRGIIWRMENLLNLDIHIKQEQNIVIPKYRKIKEFRYAKPLEEISN; encoded by the coding sequence ATGAAAGATATTAAGAGCAATATTTTAATTATATTAGTTTGCATAATATTGGGCGTTATTTTAGCTATTCAGCTTAAGTCTGTTGAAAACAACATAGGCTCTAGTACAATTCCTACTCAAAGAGCTCAACAGCTTGCTATTGATTATAAAAAAATACAAGATGAAAGAGATAGAATAAGAAATGAACTAGATAATCTTGAGGCAAAGCTAAAACAGTATGAAAAAGGTGAAGCTGAAAAAGACGTGTATTTAGAAAATTTATATAAAGATATTGAAAAGTACAGAGTTTTAGCTGGCTATGAAAGTGTTCAAGGGCCTGGAATAGTTATTGAAATTAACGATCCACCAATGGAGGTTTTATATGGGGAAGATTCAAGTGCCATAGTAGATAATTATGAATTCCTTCTTCAAATAATTAGTGTAATAAATGCAACAGAAGCTGAAGCCATATCTATTAATGAACAAAGATATACTAGTTTTACGGAAATTGTTCCAGCTGCTAAACATTTGGAAATCAATGGAGTTTCCTTTGGACCGCCCTTTGTTATAAAAGCCATTGGGAAACCCGATGATTTAGAAAATGCATTAAGAATTAAGCGTGGAATTATATGGCGCATGGAAAACTTGCTTAACCTAGATATACACATAAAACAGGAACAGAATATAGTTATTCCTAAATATAGAAAAATAAAGGAGTTTAGATATGCTAAACCCTTAGAGGAAATTTCAAATTAA
- a CDS encoding DUF881 domain-containing protein, with amino-acid sequence MGEKKSSIVWLIFFSVLLGVLLSFQMKQNIDDYDLVSLKSIQIMKNDINNMNKEIEDIKELIIKKEKELEELEELINNEETDISEHLLNGIKEIKLIAGLDDVQGPGIRVLIADNEDEDIVGAEINEDIIHDADIQILLNDLRKAGAEAISINGQRVMSRSEIKCAGPTIRVNGRSSANPFIITAIGDPKLLYAAINAPNTYGWQLREIYKLRVEAIIKDNVYVPRYYWTDQEFKYAKPKKEGE; translated from the coding sequence ATGGGAGAAAAAAAGAGTAGTATTGTATGGCTTATATTTTTTTCTGTTCTCCTAGGAGTACTGCTATCATTTCAAATGAAGCAAAATATTGATGATTATGATTTAGTATCATTAAAGTCAATACAGATAATGAAAAATGATATAAACAATATGAACAAAGAAATTGAGGACATAAAAGAATTAATAATAAAAAAAGAAAAAGAATTAGAAGAGTTAGAAGAATTGATAAATAACGAAGAAACAGATATTTCAGAGCACTTATTGAATGGAATAAAAGAAATTAAACTTATAGCAGGATTAGATGATGTTCAAGGACCTGGAATAAGAGTATTAATAGCTGATAATGAAGATGAGGACATAGTAGGTGCAGAAATAAATGAAGACATTATACATGATGCAGATATTCAAATATTATTGAATGACTTAAGAAAAGCTGGAGCAGAGGCTATCAGTATTAACGGTCAAAGAGTAATGTCTAGATCAGAAATAAAATGTGCTGGTCCTACAATAAGAGTAAACGGAAGAAGCTCTGCCAATCCCTTTATAATAACTGCAATTGGTGATCCTAAGCTGCTATACGCTGCTATTAACGCGCCTAATACTTATGGTTGGCAATTAAGGGAAATTTACAAATTAAGAGTTGAAGCAATTATAAAGGACAATGTATATGTACCTAGATATTATTGGACAGATCAAGAATTTAAGTATGCAAAACCAAAAAAAGAAGGTGAATAA
- a CDS encoding small basic family protein, giving the protein MVILAFIGILMGVLIGIYLPITYSASYSLYVSVAILACLDSVFGGIRATLDKKFNTAIFISGFFGNAILAAFLAYVGDRLGVPLYYAAIFTFGGRLFQNFAIIRRYFFSKKDTN; this is encoded by the coding sequence ATGGTTATTTTAGCTTTTATAGGTATCCTTATGGGGGTGTTGATAGGAATATATTTACCTATAACATACTCTGCAAGCTATTCCTTGTATGTATCAGTTGCTATATTAGCATGTTTAGACTCAGTTTTTGGAGGTATAAGAGCAACACTTGATAAAAAATTTAATACAGCAATATTTATATCTGGATTTTTTGGCAATGCAATACTAGCAGCATTTTTAGCTTATGTTGGGGATAGACTTGGTGTACCTCTTTATTATGCAGCTATATTTACTTTTGGAGGGAGGCTATTCCAAAATTTTGCTATTATAAGAAGATATTTTTTTAGCAAAAAAGATACTAATTAA